The nucleotide sequence GCGCAGTACGTGTCGCCCGGCAAGTCGCCGATGTGCGGCAACTCGATCTGCCAGGACCGCCGCTTCATGGCGCGCTGGATGCCCGAATTCGAGCGGTTCTTCCACTACCGCAACCTCGACGTCAGCACGCTCAAGGAGCTGTGCCGCCGTTGGCAGCCCGCGATCTACAAGGGTTTCCAGAAGCGGGCGATGCACACGGCGCTCGCGGACATCCACGAGTCGATCGACGAGCTGAAGTACTACCGCGAGCATTTCCTGATTCCGGCCGCGTCGGCTTCGGCAGGCGAGTCCGCGCCGGCCGCCTGAGCGGGCCGGCACGCGTTTAGCGCGGTGCGCGCTGAGCGCTTTTCGGCCGGAACGCCGCGACCACCGCGGCGTCGGTCTCGATGTACGGGCCGCCGATCAGGTCGATGCAGTAGGGCACCGCGGCGAAGATGCCGGGCACGGTCGACTTGCCGTCGGCATCGCGCAGCCCTTCGAGCGTTTCCCGGATCGACTTCGGCTGGCCGGGCAGGTTGACGATCAGCGCCGCATGGTCGGCCGTCTCGCGGATCACCGCGACCTGCCGCGACAGGATCGCGGTCGGCACGAAATTCAGGCTGATCTGCCGCATCTGTTCGCCGAATCCCGGCATTTCCTTCGTCGCCACGGCCAGCGTGGCCTCGGGCGTCACGTCGCGGCGCGCCGGGCCCGTGCCGCCCGTCGTCAGCACGAGGTCGCACCCCGCGACGTCGACGAGTTCGGCGAGCGTGGCGGAGATCGTCGGCGCGTCGTCCTGGATCAGGCGCGTTTCGGCGCGCCACGGCGACACCAGCGCGCCGGCGAGCCACTCCTGCAGCGCCGGAATGCCCTTGTCTTCGTAGACCCCCGTGCTTGCGCGGTCGCTGATCGACACGAGGCCGACGACGAGCTCGTCCGGGTGGTTACGCTTCGTCGTCGTCATGGTCGTCTCCGGCGTCGTCCGCCGCTTCGTCGTCCGCATGGGACGTGCCGCCGGCGGTCTTGATCCACTGGAACAGCTCGCGGAAATAGCGCGGCGGCTTGCCTTGCTGCGCTTCCTTGCGTGCGTTGCGGATCAGCGTGCGGCCTTCCTGGATGTCGGCTTCCGGGTGCTGGCGCAGGAATTCGGTCAGCGCGTCGTCGCTCGCGAGCAACTGTTCGCGGGTGCGTTCGATCCAGTGCAGGCGGGCCGTCGCGGCCTTGTTCACGCCGCGCTGCGCGTCGAGCGCGGTGCGCAGCGCGGCCGTCTCGTCGTCGGTCAGCGAGCGCATCACGCGGCCGACGTACTGGAGCTGGCGGCGCTTGCCTTCGTGATCGGTGATCCGGCGCGCCTCGCGCACGGCGTCGCCGAGGCTTTCGGGCATCGGCATGCGTTTCAGCGCGTCTTTCGGCAGATCGACGAGTGCCTGGCCGAGTACCTGCAGCTCGTGCATCTCGCGCTTCAACTGGGATTTGCTGGGGCGATCGTAGCCATTGTCGTCGTCTTCGGCGGCATGCTCGATCGGCTGGATTCGGGTTTTGCGTGTCATGGACGGCATTGTATCGCGCCGCGGACACCCCAAGCTTGTCGGTGTCCGGCCCCGGACCTTGCTATGATCGCGGGATACGCAACATTTTGAACATGCGGGCGCCCGCCCGCCACCGGATATCAAGACGATGGCAGCCAATCTCGACGTACAAGCGCGCTATTTCCCGCACACGCAGGACCAGCTCAAAGAAATCGCCTCCGACATCCTTCGCCATGCGAAGGCGCTCGGCGCGACGGACGCCGCGACCGAAATCTCCGAGGGCGACGGCCTGTCGGTGTCGGTGCGCCGCGGCGAAGTCGAAACGATCGAGCACAACCGCGACAAGATGGTCGGCGTGACCGTGTTCATCGGCAAGAAGCGCGGCAACGCGAGCACGTCGGATTTCTCGCCGGGCGCGATCAAGGATACCGTCGCCGCCGCGTACAACATCGCGCGCTTCACGGCCGAGGACGAGGCGGCCGGCCTGGCCGAAGCCGAGCTGCTCGAAACCGACCCGCGTGACCTCGACCTCTACCACCCGTGGGCGCTGTCGGCCGACGAGGCCGTCGAGCTCGCGCGCCGCGCGGAAGACGCCGCATTCGCGGTCAGCCCGCAGATCCGCAACTCGGAAGGCGCGAGCGTGTCGGCCCAGCATTCGCAGTTCGTGCTGGCCACGTCGCGCGGCTTCCTGTCCGGCTACCCGTACTCGCGTCATTACATCGCTTGCGCGCCGATCGCGGGCAGCGGCCGTCACATGCAGCGCGACGACTGGTATTCGTCGAAGCGCAGCGCGATCGATCTCGCGGCACCCGAAGCGGTGGGCCGTTACGCGGCCGAGCGTGCGCTTGCCCGGATGGGTGCGCGCCGCCTCGATACCCGCAAGGTGCCCGTGCTGTTCGAGGCGCCGCTCGCGGCCGGCCTGCTCGGCGCATTCGTGCAGGCGGTGAGCGGCGGTGCGCTGTACCGCAAGACGTCGTTCCTCGTCGACAGCCTCGGCAAGCCGGTGTTCGCGCCGCACATCCAGGTCGTCGAGGATCCGCACGTGCCGCGCGCGATGGGCAGCGCGCCGTTCGACGAGGAAGGCGTGCGCACGCGTGCGCGCAGCGTCGTCAAGGACGGCGTCGTCGAAGGCTACTTCCTGTCGACCTATTCGGCGCGCAAGCTCGGCACGCAGACCACCGGCAACGCGGGCGGCTCGCACAACCTCGCGCTGCGCAGCTCGAACACGCAGGCGGGCGACGATTTCGACGCGATGCTGAAGAAGCTCGGCACGGGCCTGTTGCTGACCGAGCTGATGGGGCAGGGCGTGAACTACGTGACGGGCGACTATTCGCGCGGTGCGGCGGGCTTCTGGGTCGAGAACGGCGTGATCCAGTATCCGGTCGAGGAAATCACCGTCGCGAGCACGCTGCAGGAAATGTTCCGGCATATCGTCGCGATCGGTGCCGATTCGATCGTGCGCGGCACGAAGGAAACGGGCTCGGTGCTGATCGAGCAGATGACGATCGCCGGGCAGTAAGCGGCACGCGGCATCGGCCGCCATCAAACGAAAAAGCCCGACGGCTCGCGTGAACTGCACCCCAAAAGTTGGACATCGATCCAACCTTTGGGGTGTTTTTCATGAGCAAGTACACGGAGCAGTTCAAGGTATGCATTGCAGAGGAGTACGAGTCCGGCCACGCTGGGTTCCGTGAGATGTCCAAGCGCCACGGCGTCGATGAGGCGACGATCCGCAAGTGGGTGGCGGCCCATCGCATACATGGTCCGGCGGGCTTGAAGAAGAAGTGCGAGCGCTACAGCGCAGAGTTCAAGTTGCTTGTACTGCAGCAAATGCGTAGCGAAGGGTTGTCAGCGCGTGAGACGGCTGCACGCTTCAACATTAGGAACCGTACGGCCATCGGCCAGTGGAAACGCCAGTATGATGAAGGCGGTATAGACGCACTGTCGCCGCGCCAGCGGGGGCGCCCCAGGAAGATGCCCAAGCCACCGCTCACGCCACCGCCGCTACCCGAGGACGATACGCGCTCCCGACAGGAACTACTCGACGAGTTGAACTTCCTGCGCATGGAGAACGCGTACTTAAAAAAGCTCGAAGCCTTGGCTCAAGCGCAGCAGCGATCAGCGCAACGCAAAAAGCGCAAATCGTGCTCGAGCTAAGGCAGCAATATCCGCTTGCGGGCTTGTTGAAGGTTGCCGGCTTGGCGCGCAGCACGTTCTACTATCATCAGAAATTGCTCGGAGCAGCCGACAAGTATGCCGATACAAGGGCAAG is from Burkholderia sp. HI2500 and encodes:
- the mog gene encoding molybdopterin adenylyltransferase, with the translated sequence MTTTKRNHPDELVVGLVSISDRASTGVYEDKGIPALQEWLAGALVSPWRAETRLIQDDAPTISATLAELVDVAGCDLVLTTGGTGPARRDVTPEATLAVATKEMPGFGEQMRQISLNFVPTAILSRQVAVIRETADHAALIVNLPGQPKSIRETLEGLRDADGKSTVPGIFAAVPYCIDLIGGPYIETDAAVVAAFRPKSAQRAPR
- the yjgA gene encoding ribosome biogenesis factor YjgA — its product is MTRKTRIQPIEHAAEDDDNGYDRPSKSQLKREMHELQVLGQALVDLPKDALKRMPMPESLGDAVREARRITDHEGKRRQLQYVGRVMRSLTDDETAALRTALDAQRGVNKAATARLHWIERTREQLLASDDALTEFLRQHPEADIQEGRTLIRNARKEAQQGKPPRYFRELFQWIKTAGGTSHADDEAADDAGDDHDDDEA
- the pmbA gene encoding metalloprotease PmbA, which codes for MAANLDVQARYFPHTQDQLKEIASDILRHAKALGATDAATEISEGDGLSVSVRRGEVETIEHNRDKMVGVTVFIGKKRGNASTSDFSPGAIKDTVAAAYNIARFTAEDEAAGLAEAELLETDPRDLDLYHPWALSADEAVELARRAEDAAFAVSPQIRNSEGASVSAQHSQFVLATSRGFLSGYPYSRHYIACAPIAGSGRHMQRDDWYSSKRSAIDLAAPEAVGRYAAERALARMGARRLDTRKVPVLFEAPLAAGLLGAFVQAVSGGALYRKTSFLVDSLGKPVFAPHIQVVEDPHVPRAMGSAPFDEEGVRTRARSVVKDGVVEGYFLSTYSARKLGTQTTGNAGGSHNLALRSSNTQAGDDFDAMLKKLGTGLLLTELMGQGVNYVTGDYSRGAAGFWVENGVIQYPVEEITVASTLQEMFRHIVAIGADSIVRGTKETGSVLIEQMTIAGQ